The Candidatus Zixiibacteriota bacterium genome includes a region encoding these proteins:
- a CDS encoding response regulator, translating to MDPKKAAILLIEDDPTLIEMYQMKFRLSGLKLLVATGGYSGLAMVKKVKPDLVLLDIRMDDLDGFEVLKRMKADPTLKDIPVYLLTNMGEKDAAEKGKRLGADAYVMKAKLTPQEVVDMVSLRLNESQSHL from the coding sequence CGCCATTCTCCTGATCGAAGACGACCCTACCTTGATCGAAATGTATCAAATGAAGTTTCGCCTGTCCGGTTTGAAGCTTCTGGTAGCTACCGGCGGATACAGTGGTCTCGCCATGGTCAAGAAGGTGAAGCCCGACCTGGTCCTGCTGGACATCCGCATGGATGACCTCGATGGCTTTGAGGTGTTGAAACGTATGAAGGCTGATCCGACCCTTAAGGACATCCCAGTTTATCTCCTGACCAACATGGGAGAAAAAGACGCTGCCGAGAAGGGAAAGCGGCTTGGTGCAGATGCCTACGTAATGAAGGCCAAACTGACCCCGCAGGAAGTCGTCGACATGGTGTCCTTACGTCTTAATGAGTCCCAATCACACCTATGA